Proteins from a genomic interval of Rubinisphaera italica:
- a CDS encoding metal-dependent hydrolase codes for MPIEITYFGHSAFQLKTSSHTLLIDPFLNDNPLTDMLAEDMKPDVILLTHGHGDHVGDTVEIAQRTEALVIANFEISNWLTNQGVKKTHGMHIGGEHEFEFGKIKLTIAHHGSQLPDGSDGGNPAGIIVKAEDRVIYFAGDTGLFYDMTLIADEGLDVAVVPIGDNFTMGPADSIRAAEFLRAPTVIPCHYNTWPIIEQHTQAWSDGILNHTESEPKVLQPGESWTVN; via the coding sequence ATGCCAATTGAAATCACTTACTTTGGACATTCTGCTTTCCAGCTGAAAACTTCGTCTCACACATTACTGATCGATCCGTTTCTCAATGACAACCCCCTCACAGACATGCTGGCTGAGGATATGAAGCCAGATGTGATTCTATTGACGCATGGACATGGAGATCATGTCGGCGATACGGTCGAAATCGCACAACGGACGGAGGCTCTGGTCATTGCCAATTTTGAAATTTCGAACTGGTTGACGAATCAGGGCGTGAAAAAGACTCATGGGATGCACATTGGAGGCGAACATGAATTCGAATTTGGCAAGATCAAATTGACGATTGCCCATCATGGTTCTCAACTGCCCGATGGTTCCGATGGCGGCAACCCGGCTGGGATAATCGTGAAAGCGGAAGATCGAGTCATCTATTTCGCAGGAGATACCGGCCTGTTTTACGACATGACTTTGATTGCCGATGAGGGACTGGATGTGGCTGTTGTGCCCATCGGAGACAACTTCACGATGGGGCCTGCAGATTCCATTCGAGCAGCCGAGTTTCTGAGGGCACCGACGGTGATTCCCTGTCATTACAACACCTGGCCTATTATTGAGCAGCATACGCAAGCCTGGTCGGATGGAATTCTCAATCACACAGAGTCGGAACCGAAAGTGCTGC